TGTTCAAACTTGAAACAATACATTGTAAAATCTTCCAAGGGTGATCCGTATATGAATCCGAATTTAAAGACTACCTCACTCTCATAAACAACTTCATTTTCATTTCTATAAATTTATCCATAACCCGATTACTATACCTCCCAATTCAAATTAATTCCACAAGGAAAACAAATTAACACAGCATTTATAAAACAATACAAATGGCCGATCCACAAGAGGTTGCTGACCGTGAGCGCATTTTCAAGCGGTTTGACGCCAATGGCGACGGGAAAATATCGGCATCTGAGCTGGGAGACGCCTTGAAAACCCTAGGCTCCATCACCGGTGAAGAAGTTAAACGTATGATGTCAGAGATCGACACAGACGGTGACGGTTTCATTTCCCACGAGGAGTTCACACAGTTCGCAAATGCTAACCGCGGCCTAATGAAGGATGTTGCTAAGATATTCTGAATGTGTCATCTAATGATCTATTTTCAATTTGATCATTTGATGTTTTTAATTTGGTTTGTGTGATGAATGATGTTTTAGTGGTGATCATTTATCAAGAAGTTTATATGGATAAAATGTACATGCATGGTGCATGGTTTTACTTCCTCTGTGTTTTTGTATTTAAGGCAGTTGTATCAAATTTTCTTATATTGTAGTACAAGTCTATTACTGTCTCCATCCATGAATAATTGACACAAGTTGGTACATTAAAAATTAATGTATCTAgatgaaaaatatatctagctacATTCAATTATCATTGACTGTAAGTGTTTGTGTCAATTATTTGTGGACGGGAGGATTATGATTTAAGTTGAAAAAGGAATGAAAATGAGCAGTTTCTAGATCAACAGACAAATCATATATAACTTAGAGAAGACTGTGTAAATCAGTACTTTCCCAATTCAATTTTGTCGATGAAGATTCGACACAACCGGTGACAGCTAAAACAGAAAACAAGAACAATCAGGAGAGTCTTGTTCCTATTTACAATCTAATTGACACTTTTCTCTGTTGTCATCATACTAATTAAGCCTTGACTTAAGGCTTCACAACTGAAAAGTAGGAAGTTTTTATGTTTCAGCGACAGTAAAAGTGTGCATCATCTTCAAATTCTGAGACTCCAAGCATAGCCAAATCTAAGTGACTCATCATCTCACTTTTGGTTTGCTGTATTTGAGAGTAACAATCAACAATTGATCCTGAAATGTTGGATTTCTTTATGTTAGAGAATATTGGTTCCACTAAGCCTTTTAGTATAGCATTAATCTCATGATTCCTGGCCTCCGAGATTCTTCGTTGGTAATGCAGGCTGCTGCAGCTTGAATCAGCTGCAATATTTCCGGTGAGTTTTTCTCCGTACATTTTAGAGTTGGATCAAGCAATTCTTCaattgcttcttttcctttttgcAAAAGGGGTTTCGCCTGAAATGAAAATGCATAGTTTATACAAATAGTTTTTAAGATTTGCTAGTAATTATGAACAAATCATTACAAACTAGGCCTACCCATTCGACCAAATTCTCTTCTCCGGGTGGCCGTCTTGCATCGATTGGCTGCCTTCCTGTTAGTAGTTCAGTAGGACAACACCAAAAGCATAAACATCAGTTTTATCTGATATTTTTCCATGCTGGAAATATTCAGGAGCCAAATATCTGCAGACAAATTCACTAATAGGTTAAAAATTGATGGATCATGAGTCATGAACTAACAACTGCAAAAGCAATATTATTTTTTCAATTTTGTGCAAAAATCTTACCCGAATGTCCCTTTGACAGTTTTGCAAAGGAATGGAATAGAAGGTGCAGCAGTCCAAGTAGCTAATCCGAAATCGCATAACTGCAAACATCATAATCGAAACGTAAATATCGTTGGAAAAGACTAATAATTAACAGAGAAGGATCGAAGCATTCATTTTCCAATACCTTAGGTCTTCTCTTTGAAGAGAGAAGAATATTTGAAGGTTTAATATCTCTGTGAACAACACATCTCTCAGTTCCATTATGCAAATAAGTGATGGCTTCTGCAATCCCAATTGCAACTTTGTACCTTGCCGACCAAGGAAGCTTTACTCCTCCCTTCTTGGCTATGGATGAGAAAAATATCAAATGAATCACTTAAAAATCCAACAAAATTGACATTTAAAAACTATCTATCCAAACAGAATCATGAAGGAAACAATAGTATTACATACCGTGCAAATGGCATTCCAAGCTTCCACCAGAGACATACTTGTAAACCAAGAAAAGTCCTTCCTCCGAATCGATGCAAAATCCAACAAGAGGTACAATGTTTTTGTGGTGTAATGAACTAGCAATCATCAATTCTCTACAAAATGCTTTTGGTGATTCTTTATCATCCTTGTCTAATCTCTTGATTGCCACTACAGTCTTCAAAAAACCAACTTTACCCCTAAATACGAAGCTCAAAGCTCCTCTCCCCAAAACTCTACCTACCAAAAATCCAATTTCCAATCACCATTCAATACCTAAATAGCATTGTTACCTCAAAATCAAGCAAACAAAATGATTAAAGTTCATACCTTTAGAGAAATTTCTTGTGGAAGCCATAATTTCAGCATAACTAAACCTGATCAAAGAATTAGAAACAGGGAAATGCTCCTTTCCAGAGATTGAATCCTTCTCCATTTCATCTCTTGTATTTTATTGTTATCCTTACACCCATTATCCAAATTTACCATTAAAACAGTAGCTGAAGAGTTCATCATGTTCATGGAATCAATCTCAACTTGTGAACACAAATTGAACCGGAAAGAAGAGTGAACCGATTGTGGGTCAGCATTGGTCAACTCTGGTCCGATCCCACCAGCTTCTGCAAGCAACCATGCCTTGTTATGCTCCAAAGTTTTCTTTTTGCACACATTTTCATTGATTTCTTCATCATTGTTGTAAGGAAGAAAACAAGCAAACCCAAATTTCAAAACCATTTTTTTCAATAGGATTTTGAGATTGAGCTCATTACAATCACTGTAAGGATCTGTAACTACAAAGGCTGGACTAGTAGTGATATAATATAAAGGATCTAAATTTAATGTGTTTGTGGAAATGCCTTGAGAGACACCCATTTGTACTAGTTTAAAAGCTATAAAAGACAGATCTCAATGACAAATGCACAGAAATCAAGAAGGAAGCCCACACAGATTTAGAGAATATTTAAATGTTCAAAGCTGCTTTGCTTCAAGGGTGGGAAGAGAATTTCTCAACAAAAGATAAATAGATGCATGGGGCAGTGTTATAGCACTAAGCCACTAAATAACATAAATAAGGACCCATGAATTTTGATTAATCCATTTTTTTTGTATATGAATTTAAGTGGAGAAGGTGTGTGGTCTTTTCTTGTTGAAAATTTAGTTCCTGAATAAATGAATTTTTGTACTatttttcttgttttttttttaaaaaataaataagaaaaggATAGATGGTTAGGAGGTGAGATTATTTCCGATAAAAACAATCAATGGTTAAGACAACACCTACTTATTGTCTGAGGAGAGATTTTAGGCCAGAAGAATAAAATAAAGAAGATTCTTGCTGCCATGGATGAAGTTGACAAGAACAACTAATGATATCGGGAGTTAAGGACTATGGTCAACTTTATAAATAGTTTAATAGTtcccaaaattaaaaaaaaaatcgagAAACATCGATCGATAAACAAATAATACACGGCGAGAGTTGTTTTGTTTGGGTTATTATGATCAAGAATCTAGGTTATTGAGATTTGTTTCTAAATAAAAAATGATTAATTAGCTAGAGTGATCTTGTTTAATTCCAAACATTTTTAACTCTCTATGTTTAGTCTCTCATGATGTGTAATTACAGTTACTGAGAAACAAATTAAGAATATTACGATTGTGTGATTTGATTGATACCCAAATCAACacgaaaaataataattttagtttgGTGACCATCCAATCCAACAGCTTCCAACAGCCAACGGCCTCTTCCTCTTGCTTATTCAACTAAGCTCCAAAAAAGAAGCTTCAATTATCTAGTCTAGATTTGAACACCATACCTTACtatatcaaaaaaataaaaataaaatatcgattaattaatatttagataaaatAATTATCGGGTCAATCTTGCCAATAGTACATTCAATGGATTTTGATGTATTTCGTGCTAACCACCTATGGGTTGTACGTACATGTTCCTACTGATTCGAGGGACAAGGGTATTTGATTAACAAAGATCTGTAATCACAATCAAccattttaatatctcatttggtCACAATTAGACGTTGTTATGCTTGATAATAGTCAATGGTTGAGATAAATTAGTGGCTAAAATAACATAACCTAGGAACAATAAATTATTACCTGCTGTAATTTAATCGAGGAAAACAATAAATAGAAGATCTTGTGTATGATATATGCCTTTGATTGATCGATTAAACAATCTACGCAACAAATCAACAATAATAATTTACATGGTTGATCCATAAAACAAAAATTGAAAAGATATATATACTACTCCTAAAATTCAAAACAAATTAGTGTGAGAAGCTGAGAGAAAGAACATGGATTTACATACCCAAATTAAATTGTTTGATACTAAGTAGTAATTATTACTCCATATGATTTTTGTAGCCGGTAGGGTCAAGTATGGTCTTAGTTTTTTGAAGATGGTCAGGTATGGTctcatataattatttttataataataactcataacatttcaaaacaaaaaagtcattttataaaatatacataaagaTTATTATTTTGCATTATTGTTTGCACGTGTGCCATTAGTCGGTGCCTAATATTAAATCACAGTTGATCATCATTTTGCGTTTCGTGATCGTGCCTTGTGTTTGCTAATCAGGAAACCCGCTAATAACATTTTCTTTGAGTACATGTTGCGTAAGTTTTTGGGGGTACATATTAACATAGGGTGAAATTTAGGCGAAGGTTTTTGATGTTGGATATGTCGGGCTTTTGGATAAAACTAGTCAGGGGCCCGTCCGGTGGACGGGAGGGCATTTTCCTTTAAAAACTATTTAAACGGATGTTATATATAATCATCATACCATAATTTATATTTTAGAAGTTCGATAATCATCAAAATATAAATACGAAAACGAATGTTTAAGTAAGACTATCCAGATGAGCATTAAGATtaattagaaaaaaataaaaataaaaaattcctaACGAAATCTAGAATTGTTTACTTGGTTCATCGATGCTAATCTTCTTTCTCAACTTTAACTTTAACCAATCTGGGGTAGACTTTGCTTGGTTTTTCTCCTGTATCATCCTCGTCATCAGATGAAATATACATTGCTCTTTTTCTTTTGTTGGATTTGTCAGTTGTCTGAGTCATGTCGCTATCTTCTCGATCGGTATCCTACCATACCAATTATAAAAATTTAAGTtcattatatatgtgtatattttagaAATGAAAAAGCGCCTTATAACTAAAGATTCAATCAATAGTGTTTATACCTCCAAATCCGCATCgacgtcttcttcttcttcttctttctcagAAGTCTAGAAGGAAAAAAAATTCAAGCTTTTATGTTAAAAATACGGGTAATAAATAAGGGAGCCCCAACTATAATATTATATATGTGTAAGGTAAATGTGAAAAAGTTTACTCAAGTGAAGTGTTTATCCTTGAACTGTTTAATGAAACCCTCGTCTGATGTCACTCGCTTAACGGTATAAGTTACATCCCAATCCgagaatagatcctcctcgataatTCCAAATTTGAATAACATCTCTTTGTCGGCAATTGCTTCAAATTCAGCTAAGAGGTTTTTATTTGATTTTTCCTAATGATGATCATAAAATAGATAAGGTGGTTTACAAACACGTTTAAATAGAAACATAAACATAAGCTCAATTTATTTTCTACCTTGTTTGATGGATTTATAAGGTCAGTTGCAGATTTGCCGATCAACAATTTCACTATCCGATCAAATAGCATTAATGATGTCGTTCCAGTACGATCACGGACTCTCACTTGCatcttaaatttgaaaaaaaaatcatGATAAATAATTGACTTGTGTTGGAATATGCATTAGCGGATCGGAATTGACACTTTATTTAAAGCCCATGTAGAATGCTGTTAAATTTATATCGCTTTGCCCTTAAATTTGGTGATATGGCTCAGAGTCAGCAATATAatcaattaattaaaaaaatataaggctaaaaaaataacattactattaGTATAAACGGatgaatttaagaatatggattttTGATATCTTACTTTGGCTCAACGGTCAGCAGGTTTTGACACTTTGGACACCACCATTTTGGCACATTCTTTTCAACTTTTTTATTGCACATGGTACATCCTTCACAATACCAATTCTCGATGGACTCGACTTCGATTATTCGTGCAAGCATTGTAAAAAGTTCCACCTGCAATAGAATTTTGAATATTTTACTTTTCTTGATAGGTTTGATTATAATAAATTCTCCAAATAAATAACTACTAATTAAgactatgaaattattattatctcTGGAGATATATAAAATTTTTTAACTGTGATTCTTTTCGTAAGGAGCAATTCATCCGACATCGAAACTGGTCCCGATAGTTGAGTTATAATTTGTGCGTAGGAGCCTATATCATTAAGTCTACAATACACCATAAAATCAGCAAGtaaaatcgtaaaaaaaatatCTAGTGTAAATTAAAATCAATCTATGGTATAAAATAATTACTTTTGGCTATATTCGACATCTTCAAGTAGATTCGGGTTGACGAAGATCTTTGTTCCTTGAAAATTATTACTTATTCTAGGAATTTctgtaatttaaaattatttaaaatttattatggTATACATTATATTATgagctttaaaaaaaaattaatatagaaAATTGATGAACTTACTAGTAAAAGTATTCGTAACTGCCGATTGTAAAATAACAACTATTGATTTCTTTAAAGTTGTAGCATCCAATATAGCTTCATTTAATTTCTCGGCAAAAGCATCCCACAAAGTGCAATTAATCATCTTTTTCCTTGAGCATAGGGGAAAAATAAGCATTTAAATAAAAAACCATAATAAATAAAACAAAATTAGATCAATGACATAATTAAATTTATATcataaataatgataaaaaaaaaacttactcCAAATCCTCTAGAACAAAGGTAAGCAATTTCATTGTCTTGTGTGGCTTGACTATTTACCATCTGTTTTTTAAAAGTAAACTTACCAAATATAAACGATTCATTCTCCTTATTTAAAATTGAATCAAAGCTCACAAAATTAAAAGAAAATTTTGAAATCCCTTCATCCGAAATCTTTTCGACTATGGATTTGTGGGCCCCGCCTCGATCGCCTCGATTCGAGCGAAGCGGTGCCGACTTTTCTTACTTTGACTTGACTTTTGAGATTATTTACTTAATTAAAACAAAACTAGTATTTAGTAAAACTTAATATCATTACACATGCCTTTAAATATTTCAACTAGTCTTAAAATATTAAATACACTAAAGGAAAATATTAATACACTTCTTCATACTTGAAAAATAGCTGACGGAAGAGAATCCTATCGCCGAGTGCCCGCCCTAGATACCGCTGTCCCTACCGATCAACCTGAAGAGAAAATAAATTTTTCGAAAacgtaagcttacgcttagtgaggTTTTATACTTCTATTAAAATATCCTTAGGAAAACCATATATTCACAAAAACATTCCTCATTGAAAACATTTGTAAACTTTCATCTTTCCTCGAAAACTTTTATCGAACCCTTTCAGTGAAAAACATTAGGAGTCACAACAGGGGCGACCTGTTGTATCCCCCAATAACCTCGACTTCCGTAACCATGGAAGTAATAAAGAATCCCATTAGATAGACTAATGGAACCGTACCCTCTGATCAGACCGTAAACATGGGGTCGCATAAGGACCAAGTACTATTTTGGATTGGTCGCCACAAAGTCGACCAAATCCCCCTCGACCTCGAATAAAAAGTTTTGGgttcgtataaatatatatatataaagcatcaATTGCTTTAAACCTCGTCGTTGTAGAAATGTCTAAACATTATTAGGGATCTTTAAAAAATAATTCTCTTCAGTTTTAAAAAATATATTGTCTATCTATGCCGCAttctttaattaaatcataaacgtCGTTTCGATAATAACTTACGGCATAGTGTTATATATCTCGTAAACTATGGATATACTTTACTTAATTAAAAAGAAAGTACACTCACCGTGAAACCGTTCCTCGAGTCGCGCCTTTACGCTAATCCGCGATGTCGCTATCTACGCACCTATCGAAATATTGTTGATTAGCCTCATAAATACTAATGTTTAAAAGAAATTACTCGAGGTAATCTTGTTCATAGTTTCGTCATATTCGTTCTCATTTTTACGTTATTAGTGGGTTTGAGATTATTTGTTTAGCTTAATtgtttattatatattacatacaATGGAATAATATCCCTAAAAATATAAAACACTCTTACTGCTTGACAATGATATTCTAATATTGTAGAACCATTTTCTAAGTTAACCATATGACTTAAGAGACTTTTTGAGacacttaattattttaaagtcatcTTTTGACAACTAAATGATCTCAAAATTAATGTAAATTTTTCTTTCGTCGAAAATTCCTAAATCTTTGATATATTgtagaaaataatatttttaatttactGTAAAAATTTCATAATTTTTGGATGAATAAAAATGATTTTATTAGCTTCGGAAAATAAATATATTACTTTAATATACAAAATTAGGTTCGGACTAGTCAAATGACCAGAATGGCCTTTGACTTTATTTAGACGCGGTGGTGAACTTGTATATTTGTAAAACATTGAAGggtatatatgtatattaacacaggtCCGGTGATTTTAAGATCAAACCGTTTCAATCAGAATAAACCAACCGAATTGAACTGAACTAAACCGAAAGAACCGATTTTAATTCTTTGAAAAGACAATTTCACCATTGACTATCTTCTGACCGAAAGAAAACGCGttggtaagtttgtaaatatttcaaAGTTACAAGG
This genomic stretch from Rutidosis leptorrhynchoides isolate AG116_Rl617_1_P2 unplaced genomic scaffold, CSIRO_AGI_Rlap_v1 contig493, whole genome shotgun sequence harbors:
- the LOC139884031 gene encoding polcalcin Ole e 3-like: MADPQEVADRERIFKRFDANGDGKISASELGDALKTLGSITGEEVKRMMSEIDTDGDGFISHEEFTQFANANRGLMKDVAKIF
- the LOC139884030 gene encoding uncharacterized protein; the encoded protein is MKLLTFVLEDLEKKMINCTLWDAFAEKLNEAILDATTLKKSIVVILQSAVTNTFTKIPRISNNFQGTKIFVNPNLLEDVEYSQKLNDIGSYAQIITQLSGPVSMSDELLLTKRITVELFTMLARIIEVESIENWYCEGCTMCNKKVEKNMQVRVRDRTGTTSLMLFDRIVKLLIGKSATDLINPSNKEKSNKNLLAEFEAIADKEMLFKFGIIEEDLFSDWDTSEKEEEEEDVDADLEDTDREDSDMTQTTDKSNKRKRAMYISSDDEDDTGEKPSKVYPRLVKVKVEKED